A genomic segment from Perca flavescens isolate YP-PL-M2 chromosome 13, PFLA_1.0, whole genome shotgun sequence encodes:
- the apbb3 gene encoding amyloid-beta A4 precursor protein-binding family B member 3, whose translation MLSSWHEDYLTNPEPNSKCFAVRSLGWLEVEEEDLSPGRSSLAVSNVIQQLSQCTSPEQRDRQGAWGEGREMKMVLKKDTLTLLDPLDHTPLHSQPIINIRVWGVGCNNGRDRDFAFVAGDKDSCVLKCHVFRCNAPAKAIATALHEMCSKMMMSEKTLMRPSRSLTMDSISPEDLPRQVEFLEAVRQQVQKFEVQYVGNLPVSRAMGMEVLNRAIESIMNSTDRDEWEPTVIHVTDNILSLWRGQGEEPLWECQVRFLTFLGVGHDSHTFAVILDAGTQRFECHVFWCEPDAGNLSEAVQAACMVQYQKCLVAQTPPPRTKSWRAASSKVKRANSMDAFPPLSSHLQGNGSSSSGIATATAPRVTKGNGRKGMLAFFETFRKQAATSQ comes from the exons tgTTTTGCAGTGCGGTCTCTGGGATGGCTGGAGGTTGAGGAGGAGGACCTGTCTCCAGGTCGCAGCAGTCTTGCTGTCAGTAACGTCATCCAGCAGCTGTCTCAATGCACCAGCCCcgagcagagagacaggcagggagcCTGGGGGGAG ggtCGAGAGATGAAAATGGTTCTGAAGAAAGACACCCTGACGCTATTGGACCCTTTAGACCACACCCCTCTGCACTCTCAGCCAATCATCAACATCCGAGTCTGGGGGGTGGGCTGCAACAACGGCAG GGACAG ggacTTTGCCTTCGTGGCCGGTGATAAGGACAGCTGTGTGCTGAAGTGTCACGTGTTTCGCTGCAACGCTCCGGCCAAAGCCATCGCCACAGCGCTGCACGAGATGTGCTCCAAG ATGATGATGTCAGAGAAGACGCTGATGCGGCCGTCTCGCTCCCTGACAATGGACAGCATCTCACCTGAAGACCTGCCCAGACAAG TGGAGTTTCTGGAGGCCGTGCGGCAGCAGGTGCAGAAGTTTGAGGTCCAGTACGTCGGGAACCTGCCGGTATCCAGAGCCATGG GGATGGAGGTGTTGAACCGGGCGATAGAGAGCATCATGAACTCCACCGACAGAGACGAGTGGGAGCCTACGGTGATCCACGTCACCGACAACATCCTGTCTCTTTGGAGAGGCcag GGGGAGGAGCCTCTGTGGGAGTGCCAGGTGCGTTTCCTGACCTTCCTGGGCGTGGGCCACGACAGCCACACCTTCGCCGTGATCCTGGACGCCGGCACGCAGCGGTTTGAGTGCCACGTGTTCTGGTGTGAGCCCGACGCAGGGAACCTATCGGAGGCCGTGCAGGCCGCATGCATG GTGCAGTACCAGAAGTGTCTGGTGGCTCAGACTCCGCCCCCGAGGACCAAGTCGTGGCGTGCGGCCTCGTCGAAGGTCAAACGGGCCAACTCCATGGACgccttccctcctctctcctcccatctcCAGGGcaacggcagcagcagcagcggcatcGCCACGGCCACAGCCCCCAGGGTAACCAAGGGCAACGGCAGGAAGGGGATGCTGGCGTTCTTCGAAACCTTCCGAAAACAGGCCGCCACCTCCCAATGA